Part of the Cryptosporangium arvum DSM 44712 genome, GCGCCCGCCCGATGCCCGACCCGGCGCCGGTGACCACCGCGACCGTGTCCCTCATCGGCCGACCCCCGCCCGGTCGCGCGCCTCGAACCGCAGGTCGGGGTCGACCACCGGGCCGTTACGCAGCACCTTCACGTCGGCCTGGTAGTTCATCGACATGACCCACGGGGCCTTCTCGCCCTGACGGGGAAGCTGGTCGAGCGCCCGCTGGACGTACCCGGCGCCGAAGTCCAGCAGCGGGCGGGTCGGGGCGTCCGGGTCCGGGCGCACCGGGACGCAGACGTCGTAGCCGTGCTCGCGCATGTGGTTGAGCAGGCGGCAGAAGTGCTCGCAGAGCAGGCCGACCTTGAGCGTCCAGGACGCGTTCGTGTAGCCGATCGCGAACGCGAAGTTCGGGACGCCGGAGAGCATCATGCCCTTGAACGCGACGTGGTCGGGCAGGTGCACCGCTTCCCCGTCGACGCGCAGCGCCGCGCCACCGAACGGTTGCAGGTTCAGGCCGGTCGCGGTGACGATGATGTCGGCCTCGAGTTCCCGGCCGGCCGCGAGCCGGATGCCGGTCGGGGTGAACGTCTCGATCCGGTCGGTGACCACCGCGGCCCGGTCCTTCCGGATGGCGCGGAACAGGTCGCCGTCGGGCACCGCGCAGAGCCGCTGGTCCCACGGGCCGTACGGCGGGTTGAAGTGCTCGTCGACCGGATAGCCGGGCGGGAGCGCCTTGACGTTCACCGCGCGGATGATCTTGCGCGCGATCGTCGGGAAGCGCTGCGCGAACTTCCAGACCCCGGCCTGCTTGGCGATGTTGAGGCGGCGGGAGAGCGCGTAGGCCCGCCGCTCCGGCAGCAGCGTGCGCAGGCGGTTGGCGATCGCGTCCACGGACGGCACCGGCATGACGTAGCTGGGGGTGCGCTGCAGCATCGTGACGTGGGCCGCGGTGGTGGCCAGCGCGGGCACGAGCGTCACCGCGGTCGCTCCGCTGCCGATCACCACGACCCGTTTGCCGGCGTAGTCGAGGTCCTCGGGCCAGTGCTGCGGGTGGACGATCGGGCCGGTGAACGCGTCCCGGCCCGCGAAGTGCGGGGTGTAGCCCTCG contains:
- a CDS encoding flavin-containing monooxygenase, producing the protein MEHVDVLIVGAGISGIGAAYYLRTHVPAATFTILEARGATGGTWDLFRYPGIRSDSDLHTFGYEFKPWRDRQSIAGADKILAYLRETAREHDLDRDVRFHHRVLSADWSSADARWVAEVEHDGERIRISANWIFCASGYYRYDEGYTPHFAGRDAFTGPIVHPQHWPEDLDYAGKRVVVIGSGATAVTLVPALATTAAHVTMLQRTPSYVMPVPSVDAIANRLRTLLPERRAYALSRRLNIAKQAGVWKFAQRFPTIARKIIRAVNVKALPPGYPVDEHFNPPYGPWDQRLCAVPDGDLFRAIRKDRAAVVTDRIETFTPTGIRLAAGRELEADIIVTATGLNLQPFGGAALRVDGEAVHLPDHVAFKGMMLSGVPNFAFAIGYTNASWTLKVGLLCEHFCRLLNHMREHGYDVCVPVRPDPDAPTRPLLDFGAGYVQRALDQLPRQGEKAPWVMSMNYQADVKVLRNGPVVDPDLRFEARDRAGVGR